One segment of Streptomyces sp. NBC_01463 DNA contains the following:
- a CDS encoding FAD-binding oxidoreductase, whose protein sequence is METADIAIVGAGIAGVMIAREVVRRDPGLSVLVVERDAVASGASRRSAGLHFPRGATERVRRMTAYSQDFYRTLREQRSDVPIHDRDMYVVAALESEPGLREVHLPDAAPAAADPKELVVAGSPVLPPAGCGVWSVAGCQYADVPGLTRLLARELRPGVRFLEGVRVTAVEPGTSSVALRLGSGDTVTAGRVVLAPGPWLADPAWGGLVEPLGARVKKVVALHVERQPEPDAPVVSFHDEDAFLLPLGYAGHWLFSYTCREWDVDPDELRAGLLPRDLAEAREVLGRYAPDLAGSCVSGRVFCDAYSTTAEPLIRSLDPYDRVVFAGAANGSGYRLAPATAAETADLLGLPSGPAYRRSTL, encoded by the coding sequence TTGGAGACAGCGGACATCGCGATCGTGGGTGCCGGCATCGCCGGAGTCATGATCGCCCGGGAGGTGGTCCGGCGCGATCCGGGCCTCTCCGTCCTCGTCGTGGAGCGCGACGCCGTGGCCTCCGGTGCGAGCCGCCGCTCGGCCGGGCTGCACTTCCCCCGAGGGGCGACCGAGCGGGTACGGCGCATGACGGCCTACAGCCAGGACTTCTACCGGACCCTGCGGGAACAGCGGTCCGACGTGCCCATCCACGACCGCGACATGTACGTGGTGGCGGCGCTGGAGTCCGAACCCGGGCTGCGCGAAGTGCATCTTCCCGACGCCGCTCCGGCGGCCGCGGACCCGAAGGAGCTGGTCGTGGCCGGCAGCCCGGTGCTGCCGCCGGCGGGCTGCGGGGTGTGGTCGGTGGCGGGCTGCCAGTACGCGGACGTGCCGGGCCTCACGCGGCTGCTGGCCCGGGAGCTGCGCCCCGGTGTCCGCTTCCTCGAAGGGGTGCGGGTGACGGCCGTGGAGCCCGGGACGTCGTCCGTGGCCCTCCGGCTGGGCTCCGGTGACACCGTGACCGCGGGACGGGTCGTCCTGGCTCCCGGGCCGTGGCTGGCCGATCCCGCGTGGGGCGGCCTGGTCGAGCCGCTCGGCGCCCGGGTGAAGAAGGTCGTCGCCCTGCACGTCGAGCGGCAGCCGGAGCCGGACGCCCCGGTGGTCTCCTTCCACGACGAGGACGCCTTCCTGCTGCCGTTGGGGTACGCCGGCCACTGGCTGTTCAGCTACACATGCCGGGAGTGGGACGTCGACCCGGACGAGCTGCGGGCCGGACTGCTTCCCCGGGACCTGGCCGAGGCCCGTGAGGTCCTCGGCCGCTACGCGCCGGACCTGGCGGGGAGCTGTGTCTCGGGCCGCGTCTTCTGCGATGCGTACAGCACCACGGCCGAACCCCTGATCCGCTCGCTCGACCCGTACGACCGCGTCGTGTTCGCGGGCGCCGCCAATGGATCCGGCTACCGGCTCGCCCCGGCGACAGCCGCGGAGACGGCCGATCTGCTCGGCCTGCCGAGTGGTCCCGCGTACCGAAGGAGCACCCTGTGA
- a CDS encoding SidA/IucD/PvdA family monooxygenase, which yields MNSRRAVPHFRCVGVGAGPANLSLASLLHGRPDVPNLFVDKKEHFSWHDGQQLHGALLQVSLFKDLVTLADPTNPFSFLSYLHASGRIYHFLNASFDAVPRQEFRNYLEWASRRNENVTFGEKVLSVEFDEHFVVHTDRRVVRADNIAIGVGSRAWVPPAARDALGRTQFHVADFAPRAAELAGRRVCVVGGGQSGAEAFLDLISRPDSERPAQVTWVSRRANFLPIDDSPFTNEYYVPAHSDYFASLDGDARGAFTERQVLTSDGISESTLREIYQRLYFLRFVLAGRPRGGFGLLPNRHVREVKGSDTSGWELTLDHHEQPFAAETLACDTVVWATGFRPVGTDFLAPLAERLERAGTEYRIDRDFAVQWDGPADRNIFLQNAARQQRGLADPNLSLNAWRSRRIADRILGTRTPDPYPSFVQWAADQPGVEDQEA from the coding sequence ATGAATTCTCGGCGGGCCGTTCCGCATTTCCGTTGTGTCGGCGTAGGTGCCGGTCCGGCGAACCTGAGCCTGGCTTCATTGCTGCACGGGCGACCGGACGTTCCGAACCTCTTCGTCGACAAGAAGGAACACTTCAGTTGGCACGACGGCCAGCAGCTGCACGGCGCCTTGCTTCAGGTCTCCCTGTTCAAGGACCTTGTGACCCTGGCCGATCCGACGAACCCGTTCTCCTTCCTGTCCTATCTGCACGCGAGCGGCAGGATCTACCACTTCCTCAACGCCAGTTTCGATGCCGTACCCCGCCAGGAGTTCCGCAACTACCTGGAGTGGGCGAGCCGCCGCAACGAGAACGTCACCTTCGGCGAGAAGGTGCTGTCCGTGGAGTTCGACGAGCACTTCGTCGTGCACACCGACCGACGTGTGGTGCGGGCGGACAACATCGCGATCGGCGTCGGCAGCCGTGCCTGGGTGCCGCCGGCGGCCCGCGACGCCCTCGGCCGGACCCAGTTCCACGTCGCCGACTTCGCCCCACGGGCGGCGGAGCTCGCGGGCAGACGCGTCTGCGTGGTCGGCGGGGGGCAGTCCGGTGCCGAGGCGTTCCTCGACCTGATCTCCCGGCCGGATTCCGAGCGTCCCGCTCAGGTGACGTGGGTGTCCCGGCGGGCCAACTTCCTGCCCATCGACGACTCGCCGTTCACCAACGAGTACTACGTGCCGGCCCACTCGGACTACTTCGCCTCGCTCGACGGTGACGCGCGTGGCGCGTTCACGGAACGGCAGGTGCTGACCAGCGACGGGATCTCCGAGTCGACTCTGCGGGAGATCTACCAGCGCCTCTACTTCCTCCGGTTCGTCCTGGCCGGCCGGCCGCGAGGCGGATTCGGCCTGTTGCCGAACCGGCACGTGCGCGAGGTCAAGGGCAGCGACACCAGTGGCTGGGAGCTGACGCTGGACCACCACGAGCAGCCCTTCGCCGCCGAGACGCTGGCCTGCGACACCGTCGTCTGGGCCACCGGCTTCCGGCCGGTCGGCACCGACTTCCTCGCCCCCCTCGCGGAGCGCCTGGAGCGGGCGGGCACGGAGTACCGGATCGACCGTGACTTCGCCGTGCAGTGGGACGGCCCTGCCGACCGCAACATCTTCCTGCAGAACGCGGCACGGCAGCAGCGCGGCCTCGCCGACCCCAATCTGAGCCTCAACGCCTGGCGCAGCCGGCGGATCGCCGACCGGATACTCGGCACCCGCACCCCCGATCCGTACCCGTCCTTCGTTCAGTGGGCGGCCGACCAGCCCGGCGTCGAAGACCAGGAGGCCTGA
- a CDS encoding phosphopantetheine-binding protein codes for MDETASHTVANGSQGTHGVADVVITALADMLKRPAETLSPDARLVQDLDFDSTSFLELLLRLEDDLDTEFDPDTFGAGGFETVASLIGYVGEQSGQR; via the coding sequence ATGGACGAAACGGCCTCGCACACTGTCGCCAACGGTTCACAGGGCACGCACGGCGTCGCCGACGTGGTGATCACGGCACTGGCGGACATGCTCAAGCGGCCGGCGGAGACCCTCTCCCCGGACGCGCGTCTCGTCCAGGACCTGGACTTCGATTCGACGAGTTTCCTGGAGCTCCTCCTGCGCCTGGAGGACGACCTCGACACGGAGTTCGACCCCGACACGTTCGGCGCCGGCGGCTTCGAGACCGTCGCCAGCCTGATCGGTTACGTCGGCGAACAGAGCGGACAACGATGA
- a CDS encoding acyl-CoA/acyl-ACP dehydrogenase: MTDLDPWRPLREQTRRAAAELRSHALSAERDPDTVVRLAGLELPLRLATLCVPREFNPFPPTADGRRYDLTRIMDQAVFFEEAAWGDMGLVLAAPGCLLSGAMVARLGDRTQQEWFYGRLVERRPSWTFLAMTEPAHGSDGAGVQAELTVSPDDSEPCRLNGTKTFIGNAARADTGVVVARTGPGPLGIRSVLVDTGTPGFTAAHLATVGLGGLLGTMTFDDVEIPRSRLLGSHLPATRRGMWGWMTAFNGLRTVVAAMGVGLARAAYEYVRDERPALHGTARHRLDAIGARIESVRRLTHRAAAAVDHNPADGALASAAKAAAARLAEDVTQESLTFFGPGARLDHPLLDKWARDALGMEFMEGTGNIQRLNVAGALLRGSLDPAGCPPATAEGVRS, translated from the coding sequence GTGACCGACCTGGACCCGTGGCGCCCCCTGCGGGAGCAGACCCGGCGAGCGGCCGCCGAGCTGCGTTCCCACGCGCTGTCGGCCGAGCGGGACCCCGACACGGTGGTCCGGCTCGCCGGACTCGAGCTGCCGCTGCGGCTGGCGACGCTGTGCGTCCCGAGGGAGTTCAACCCCTTCCCGCCGACCGCCGACGGCCGCCGCTACGACCTGACCCGGATCATGGACCAGGCGGTGTTCTTCGAGGAGGCCGCCTGGGGCGACATGGGCCTCGTCCTGGCCGCCCCCGGCTGTCTGCTGTCGGGCGCGATGGTGGCCCGCCTCGGCGACCGGACGCAGCAGGAGTGGTTCTACGGACGGCTCGTCGAGCGACGGCCCTCCTGGACCTTCCTCGCGATGACCGAGCCGGCCCATGGTTCGGACGGGGCCGGCGTGCAGGCGGAGCTGACCGTCTCCCCCGACGACTCGGAGCCCTGCCGGCTGAACGGCACGAAGACCTTCATCGGGAACGCCGCACGGGCCGACACCGGCGTCGTCGTGGCGCGCACAGGTCCCGGTCCGCTCGGAATCCGGTCGGTGCTGGTGGACACCGGGACCCCCGGATTCACCGCCGCGCACCTGGCCACGGTCGGACTCGGAGGCCTTCTGGGCACCATGACCTTCGACGACGTGGAGATCCCGCGCAGCCGCCTGCTCGGCTCGCACCTGCCCGCCACCCGGCGCGGCATGTGGGGCTGGATGACCGCCTTCAACGGTCTGCGCACCGTCGTCGCCGCGATGGGCGTCGGACTCGCGCGCGCCGCGTACGAGTACGTACGGGACGAGCGGCCGGCGCTCCACGGCACGGCACGGCACCGGCTGGACGCGATCGGTGCACGCATCGAGTCGGTGCGACGGCTGACGCACCGGGCCGCCGCGGCCGTCGACCACAACCCTGCGGACGGTGCGCTCGCCTCCGCGGCCAAGGCCGCCGCGGCCCGGCTGGCGGAGGACGTCACCCAGGAGTCCCTGACGTTCTTCGGCCCGGGGGCCCGGCTGGACCATCCACTGCTCGACAAGTGGGCCAGGGACGCCCTGGGGATGGAGTTCATGGAGGGCACCGGCAACATCCAGCGGCTCAACGTCGCGGGAGCCCTCCTGCGTGGATCACTCGACCCGGCCGGTTGCCCGCCCGCCACGGCGGAGGGCGTCCGCTCATGA
- a CDS encoding 4'-phosphopantetheinyl transferase superfamily protein — translation MNVENPDVVQVWHIDLDEPSAATVHRLEQLLSPEETERRRSFAGDLARSRFTVSHGAVRLLLGHRLGVPPRAVRLRSGTWGKPEALAPRGRPAPRFSLTHSRGHALFALTGRRAVGIDLEYHEGRSTTALAARHFPAAEGAAVRRRGPHGGPLFVRLWTRKEACVKAVGARLAEGLALPTAGTGPGLLVSDPAGRLPGPWRVRDLTAPAGCGAAVALAGAAPYRVIEHRFAPAEHDGGAELPAGAQTFCVWRHAHED, via the coding sequence ATGAACGTGGAGAACCCCGACGTGGTGCAGGTGTGGCACATCGACCTCGACGAGCCGTCCGCCGCCACCGTGCACCGACTGGAGCAGCTGCTGTCGCCCGAGGAGACCGAGCGCCGCCGATCCTTTGCCGGGGACCTGGCCCGCAGCCGGTTCACCGTCTCCCACGGGGCGGTCCGGCTGCTCCTTGGCCACCGGCTCGGCGTTCCGCCCCGTGCCGTCCGGCTGCGCAGCGGGACCTGGGGAAAGCCCGAGGCCCTGGCGCCGCGCGGCAGACCGGCGCCGCGCTTCAGCCTCACGCACTCCCGAGGGCACGCGCTGTTCGCACTCACCGGACGGCGCGCCGTGGGCATCGACCTGGAGTACCACGAGGGGCGGTCCACAACGGCGCTTGCCGCACGTCACTTCCCCGCGGCGGAAGGAGCGGCCGTCCGCCGCCGCGGACCGCACGGCGGACCTCTCTTCGTACGGCTGTGGACCCGCAAGGAGGCATGCGTGAAGGCGGTGGGAGCCCGGCTGGCCGAGGGGCTCGCCCTGCCCACCGCGGGCACCGGACCCGGCCTGCTCGTCAGCGATCCGGCCGGACGGCTGCCCGGCCCCTGGCGCGTGCGCGACCTGACGGCACCGGCGGGATGCGGCGCCGCCGTGGCCCTGGCCGGGGCCGCCCCGTACCGCGTCATCGAGCACCGCTTCGCCCCCGCCGAGCACGACGGCGGTGCGGAACTCCCGGCCGGCGCTCAAACATTCTGTGTCTGGAGGCACGCACATGAAGACTGA
- a CDS encoding ketoacyl-ACP synthase III family protein yields the protein MKTDARITIAAAGLWLPPRRESAADVGSTPQKAGYDSVAVSDDTAPPDMAVHAATTALESAGWDGGRLDLLLHAWAYHQGHDYWSAPHYVADRLGAARALPIGIQQICNGGGAALQTAAAHLLADAGTSHALVTTADRFCAPGFDRWRGDLGVSYGDGASALLLCRTGTAETPRGLSLLAIASRAASQLEKMNRGQDDFSPAARSNGEQVDVRRTKKAYLREHGVAGFREIEQDSLRSVVTAALTEAGVPGDDPALRWCVLPRLRTDALESSYLPLLGDVTTAKMLDVGRTTGHLGAGDLPAGIAELMDRDLLEPGERALVLGTGSGFTWSCAVVERPMAAVAEEPA from the coding sequence ATGAAGACTGACGCCCGGATCACGATTGCGGCGGCCGGACTCTGGCTGCCGCCCCGGCGTGAATCGGCGGCCGACGTGGGAAGCACCCCGCAGAAGGCCGGGTACGACTCGGTCGCCGTCTCGGACGACACCGCCCCACCCGACATGGCCGTGCACGCCGCGACCACCGCCCTCGAAAGCGCGGGGTGGGACGGCGGGCGACTGGACCTGCTGCTGCACGCCTGGGCCTACCACCAGGGGCACGACTACTGGTCGGCACCCCACTACGTGGCGGACCGCCTCGGAGCCGCCCGTGCCCTGCCGATCGGCATCCAGCAGATCTGCAACGGCGGCGGTGCGGCGCTCCAGACCGCGGCCGCCCACCTGCTCGCGGACGCCGGCACGAGCCACGCCCTGGTGACCACCGCGGACCGGTTCTGCGCGCCCGGCTTCGACCGCTGGCGCGGCGACCTGGGAGTCTCCTACGGCGACGGCGCCAGCGCCCTGCTGCTGTGCCGCACCGGCACGGCCGAGACGCCACGAGGACTCAGCCTGCTGGCCATCGCCTCGCGTGCGGCGTCGCAGCTGGAGAAGATGAACCGGGGCCAGGACGACTTCTCGCCCGCGGCCCGCTCCAACGGCGAACAGGTCGATGTGCGCCGGACCAAGAAGGCGTACCTGCGCGAGCACGGCGTCGCCGGGTTCCGCGAGATCGAGCAGGACAGTCTGCGCTCGGTGGTGACGGCGGCGCTCACCGAGGCCGGGGTGCCGGGCGACGATCCGGCCCTGCGCTGGTGCGTGCTGCCCAGGCTGCGCACCGATGCGCTGGAGTCCTCGTACCTGCCCCTGCTGGGCGACGTGACCACCGCCAAGATGCTGGACGTGGGACGCACCACCGGGCACCTCGGCGCGGGTGATCTGCCCGCCGGCATTGCGGAGTTGATGGACCGAGACCTGCTGGAGCCCGGGGAGCGGGCGCTGGTCCTCGGCACGGGATCGGGGTTCACCTGGTCCTGTGCGGTGGTGGAACGTCCGATGGCGGCGGTTGCGGAGGAGCCCGCGTGA
- a CDS encoding formyltransferase family protein, producing MNIFVSGRGAFAVQVAEALQEGGHSLSGVAAPRMRKGHSTESNPLSWDRLRSWALPRNIPWTDADALRSMHVPKDVDIIVAAHSHAFIGRHTRARAAVATIGYHPSLLPLHRGRDAIRWTIRDGDKATGGTVYHLTERTDGGPIAAQEHVLVPPGSTAQSLWREHLAPLGVRLLLKVVNDLAKGRRVEVPQDERLATWEPAMDAAPLFKPELTALPGAVSVQGDKWALHAEL from the coding sequence GTGAACATCTTCGTCTCCGGACGCGGCGCCTTCGCCGTCCAGGTCGCCGAAGCCCTTCAGGAGGGCGGCCACTCCCTCTCCGGAGTGGCGGCGCCCCGGATGCGCAAGGGGCACAGCACCGAGAGCAACCCGCTGTCCTGGGACAGGCTGCGTTCCTGGGCGCTGCCCAGGAACATTCCCTGGACCGACGCCGACGCACTGCGGTCCATGCACGTGCCGAAGGACGTCGACATCATCGTCGCCGCCCACTCCCACGCCTTCATCGGCCGGCACACCAGGGCCCGGGCGGCGGTCGCCACGATCGGATACCACCCCAGCCTGCTGCCCCTGCACCGCGGGCGCGACGCGATCCGCTGGACCATCCGCGACGGCGACAAGGCGACCGGCGGCACCGTCTACCACCTCACCGAACGCACCGACGGCGGACCCATCGCGGCCCAGGAGCACGTCCTGGTGCCGCCGGGCTCGACGGCGCAGAGCCTGTGGCGCGAGCACCTGGCGCCGCTCGGCGTGCGGCTGCTGCTGAAGGTGGTGAACGACCTCGCCAAGGGCCGTCGGGTCGAGGTGCCCCAGGACGAGCGGCTGGCCACCTGGGAGCCCGCCATGGACGCGGCCCCGCTCTTCAAACCCGAACTGACCGCCCTGCCAGGGGCGGTCTCCGTGCAGGGCGACAAATGGGCCCTGCACGCCGAACTCTGA
- a CDS encoding acyl carrier protein, which yields MPEIVDDRIAEVLRRVAELPDSFEIKGSQELKADLAIDSLKMIDVIIQVEGELGIEMGDDFSRELLTVTDLQHHAERLAAG from the coding sequence ATGCCGGAAATCGTGGACGACCGCATCGCCGAAGTACTGCGGCGGGTCGCCGAGCTGCCCGACTCGTTCGAGATCAAGGGCTCCCAGGAGCTGAAGGCCGACCTCGCGATCGACTCACTGAAGATGATCGACGTGATCATCCAGGTGGAGGGGGAACTCGGCATCGAGATGGGTGACGACTTCTCCCGTGAACTGCTCACCGTCACGGACCTGCAGCACCACGCCGAACGGCTGGCCGCCGGCTGA
- a CDS encoding enoyl-CoA hydratase/isomerase family protein: MTAGPGEAAAPVVTAAPGAAAGSADTAGPLRLTRDGPLAVLTMDSPPLNLFDAAMWSAWDDAVRRLAADPPRALLVRAEGRVVSAGVDVDVFARMDPAEAEEFWRQRMGITQELERLPCPTVFAAHSLTLTAAFELALACDLVVATEGARFGLVEQRVGFTPAMGGTQRLAQRAGPSRARELVMTGELYRGSTLAQWGVVNALFGQSTFHADAHAYALRLAEGPTRAHAATKAVVRSFLDGGVPAADRMLPALAAKVTRTEDHRRAVTAFLTDGPQHETPYRGR; encoded by the coding sequence GTGACAGCCGGGCCGGGAGAGGCGGCCGCACCCGTCGTGACAGCCGCACCCGGGGCGGCGGCCGGGTCCGCTGACACGGCCGGGCCGCTGCGGCTGACCAGGGACGGTCCGCTGGCCGTGCTGACGATGGACAGCCCGCCGCTGAATCTGTTCGACGCGGCCATGTGGAGTGCCTGGGACGACGCCGTGCGGCGGCTCGCAGCCGATCCGCCGCGAGCCCTGCTCGTCCGGGCGGAGGGGCGCGTCGTCAGCGCCGGCGTCGATGTGGACGTCTTCGCCCGGATGGATCCGGCCGAGGCCGAGGAGTTCTGGCGCCAACGGATGGGTATCACCCAGGAGCTCGAGCGGCTGCCCTGTCCCACGGTGTTCGCCGCACACTCGCTGACGCTCACCGCCGCCTTCGAACTGGCCCTGGCCTGCGACCTCGTGGTCGCCACCGAAGGGGCCCGGTTCGGACTCGTCGAGCAGCGGGTGGGTTTCACCCCGGCGATGGGCGGCACCCAGCGCCTGGCGCAGCGTGCCGGACCCTCCAGGGCCCGCGAACTCGTCATGACGGGTGAGCTGTACCGCGGGTCGACGCTGGCCCAGTGGGGCGTGGTGAACGCCCTGTTCGGGCAGTCGACCTTCCACGCCGACGCCCATGCGTACGCGCTGCGTCTGGCCGAGGGTCCCACGCGGGCGCACGCGGCGACCAAGGCGGTGGTGCGCTCCTTCCTGGACGGCGGGGTGCCGGCGGCGGACAGGATGCTGCCGGCGCTGGCGGCGAAGGTCACCCGAACCGAGGACCACCGCCGTGCCGTCACCGCGTTCCTCACGGACGGCCCCCAGCACGAGACCCCCTACCGCGGACGCTGA
- a CDS encoding BtrH N-terminal domain-containing protein, with amino-acid sequence MSESPQLTDPSCYHSSFAAVLRSVDPTADPVAALGRNAATSARLDDEGLLKFADPVEPLGESLRRSGYSLVRHPVGAAEDWREAEHALDEGRTIAVAADYFHLPHYWPGQGRIHALHVVALHSPDRDEGTVGIRDLGDVIHFDGEIPATDLRAAMHGSDLGQAWYELRAADPFTYEPSQLAWQLTGPGSEWLSGTELVGALRDGLDDYLERVASRGRASTAGQSGWGLGQRLPLGLWWYHHTLRWFARHLRAETDSPVPYEHVELAADDVLAIRNLIMRLGAMGAANPRAGTFRKQLESRLADATANLEAAGARTGRSGATP; translated from the coding sequence GTGTCCGAAAGTCCACAGCTCACCGATCCCAGCTGCTACCACTCGTCGTTCGCGGCCGTGCTGAGGTCCGTGGACCCCACGGCGGACCCGGTTGCCGCGCTCGGCAGGAATGCCGCCACCTCCGCGCGCCTCGACGACGAGGGACTGCTGAAGTTCGCAGACCCGGTCGAGCCGCTCGGGGAGTCCCTCCGCAGAAGCGGCTACTCGCTGGTGCGTCACCCCGTCGGCGCGGCGGAGGACTGGCGGGAGGCCGAGCACGCCCTGGACGAGGGCCGCACGATCGCGGTGGCCGCCGACTACTTCCACCTTCCCCACTACTGGCCCGGACAGGGCCGCATCCATGCACTGCACGTGGTCGCGCTGCACAGCCCGGACCGCGACGAGGGCACGGTGGGGATCAGGGACCTCGGAGACGTCATCCACTTCGACGGCGAGATCCCGGCCACCGACCTCCGTGCGGCGATGCACGGTAGTGACCTGGGCCAGGCGTGGTACGAGCTGCGTGCGGCCGACCCGTTCACCTACGAACCATCCCAGCTGGCTTGGCAGTTGACCGGCCCGGGGAGCGAGTGGCTCAGCGGCACCGAGCTGGTCGGCGCCCTGCGGGACGGGCTCGACGACTATCTGGAACGGGTCGCCTCCCGTGGGCGCGCGAGCACCGCCGGCCAGTCCGGGTGGGGCCTGGGACAGCGGCTGCCGCTCGGACTGTGGTGGTACCACCACACGCTGCGCTGGTTCGCCCGTCACCTCCGGGCGGAAACGGACTCGCCGGTCCCGTACGAGCACGTGGAGCTTGCCGCGGACGACGTACTGGCGATCCGGAACCTGATCATGAGGCTGGGCGCGATGGGCGCCGCCAATCCGCGCGCCGGAACCTTCCGCAAGCAGTTGGAATCGCGGCTGGCTGATGCCACGGCGAATCTGGAGGCGGCCGGCGCGCGGACCGGCAGGTCGGGAGCCACCCCATGA
- a CDS encoding 2OG-Fe dioxygenase family protein, translating to MPTAGTELSINGHARYDLAEHFGITENDDNYRTLRAAYDELPADPYAPGSGRYRRYARGLFLPWSREFSWMPATESQRSNGMHGYYQGDHNPEYPGVVRDLAAISDESCANQLLLDMVQFDFEQTRWSEDDRVWPLFVGVHLIKLHIEDDGREAVSSPNELHQDGEPYVFAHLIYKHNAEGGNNVIATPAYRGKQPEDVPPADRLAEFQMNRPLETYAVTDHLVSHYVGPIRKGPDAGPGERAIVLTDWVPMRHRI from the coding sequence ATGCCCACAGCAGGTACAGAGCTGTCCATCAACGGACACGCAAGGTACGACCTGGCAGAGCACTTCGGCATCACCGAGAACGACGACAACTACCGGACCCTGCGCGCGGCGTACGACGAACTGCCCGCCGACCCCTACGCGCCGGGCTCCGGACGCTACCGCCGCTACGCGCGCGGACTGTTCCTGCCCTGGTCCAGGGAGTTCAGCTGGATGCCGGCCACCGAGTCCCAGCGCAGCAACGGGATGCACGGTTACTACCAGGGCGACCACAACCCCGAGTACCCGGGAGTCGTACGCGACCTGGCCGCCATCTCCGACGAGTCGTGCGCCAACCAACTGTTGCTCGACATGGTCCAGTTCGACTTCGAGCAGACCCGCTGGAGCGAGGACGACCGGGTCTGGCCGCTGTTCGTCGGCGTGCACCTGATCAAGCTGCACATCGAGGACGACGGCAGGGAGGCCGTCTCCTCGCCCAACGAGCTCCACCAGGACGGCGAGCCCTATGTCTTCGCCCATCTGATCTACAAGCACAACGCCGAGGGCGGGAACAACGTCATCGCCACGCCCGCCTACCGGGGCAAGCAGCCGGAGGACGTGCCCCCGGCGGACCGGCTCGCGGAGTTCCAGATGAACCGGCCACTGGAGACCTACGCCGTGACCGACCATCTCGTCAGCCACTACGTGGGCCCCATCCGCAAGGGGCCCGACGCCGGGCCCGGTGAGCGCGCCATCGTGCTCACCGACTGGGTCCCCATGCGCCACCGCATCTGA